One genomic region from Halobacteriovorax vibrionivorans encodes:
- the rplB gene encoding 50S ribosomal protein L2, giving the protein MGIKRFKPTTPSLRKMQVLNSDELTKDVKPVKGLTSVKKNFAGRNNSGRITVRHRGGGVKRRYRIIDFKRNKMDIPATVQAISYDPNRTCNIALIAYHDGEKSYILAPLGLKVGDKVIASADADIKVGNAKKLKDIPVGTLVHNVEMYPGAGGQLARSAGSYVQIMAKEGKFALLRMPSGELRKVELVCMATIGQVGNLDHEKRNIGKAGRKRKLGFRPTVRGVAMNPVDHPHGGGEGRTSGGRHPISPWGTPTKGYKTRTNKRTDKFIVKRRK; this is encoded by the coding sequence ATGGGTATTAAAAGATTTAAACCAACAACTCCTTCACTAAGAAAGATGCAAGTCCTAAATAGTGATGAGTTAACAAAAGATGTAAAGCCGGTTAAAGGTCTAACATCAGTTAAGAAAAATTTTGCAGGTAGAAATAACTCTGGACGTATCACTGTTAGACACAGAGGTGGTGGAGTTAAGAGAAGATATAGAATTATCGACTTCAAAAGAAACAAAATGGATATCCCTGCAACAGTTCAAGCGATCTCATATGATCCAAACAGAACTTGTAATATCGCACTTATCGCATACCACGATGGTGAGAAGAGCTATATCCTAGCTCCTCTTGGACTTAAAGTAGGTGATAAAGTTATCGCATCTGCAGATGCAGATATTAAAGTAGGAAATGCTAAGAAGCTTAAGGACATTCCAGTTGGTACTCTTGTACACAACGTTGAAATGTACCCAGGAGCTGGTGGTCAATTAGCACGTTCTGCAGGCTCTTACGTACAAATCATGGCAAAAGAGGGTAAATTTGCTCTTCTTAGAATGCCATCAGGTGAGCTTAGAAAAGTTGAATTAGTATGTATGGCAACTATTGGTCAGGTAGGTAACCTAGATCACGAAAAACGTAACATTGGTAAAGCTGGACGTAAGAGAAAGCTTGGATTTAGACCAACTGTACGTGGTGTTGCTATGAACCCAGTTGATCACCCACACGGTGGTGGTGAAGGTAGAACTTCAGGTGGACGTCATCCAATTTCACCATGGGGAACACCAACTAAGGGTTACAAGACTAGAACTAATAAGAGAACTGATAAGTTCATCGTTAAGAGAAGAAAGTAG
- the rplW gene encoding 50S ribosomal protein L23 — protein MATLENVLKKPLITEKTSVATDNYNRFGFVVDLKANKHQIKNAVEALYDVKVLNVKTNITPGKIKRAGKGVKKTSKFKKAFVQLAEGQKIEFFKGV, from the coding sequence ATGGCGACGTTAGAAAATGTATTAAAGAAACCACTTATCACTGAAAAGACTTCTGTAGCTACAGATAACTACAACAGATTTGGTTTTGTTGTTGATCTTAAAGCTAACAAGCATCAAATTAAGAATGCAGTTGAAGCGCTTTATGATGTGAAAGTATTAAATGTAAAGACAAACATCACTCCAGGTAAAATTAAAAGAGCTGGTAAAGGTGTAAAAAAGACTAGTAAATTCAAGAAGGCTTTCGTTCAATTAGCGGAAGGTCAAAAGATTGAATTTTTTAAAGGTGTTTAA
- the rplD gene encoding 50S ribosomal protein L4: MSDVTVLNAKLEEAGKLTTNVSLTAEDINVAAVHQVVKATLAGRRQGNACVKGRSDVSGGGIKPFKQKGTGRARQGSIRSSLMVGGGTVHGPSPRSYVQKVNKKMAKVAIQSILADKLQAGKLTVVDTIESTGKTKEMYNLLNGKGLLPALVVTADKNSPALRAVKNLQWGKGMAVEGFSVYEAVKFENLVIEKSALETLLNKLV; encoded by the coding sequence ATGAGTGATGTAACAGTATTAAATGCAAAATTAGAAGAAGCGGGAAAGCTTACTACAAACGTAAGTCTAACTGCTGAAGATATTAACGTAGCGGCTGTACACCAAGTTGTTAAAGCTACTCTAGCGGGAAGAAGACAAGGTAATGCTTGTGTTAAAGGTCGTTCAGATGTTAGCGGTGGTGGTATTAAGCCATTCAAACAAAAAGGTACAGGTAGAGCACGTCAAGGTTCTATTAGATCGTCTCTTATGGTAGGCGGTGGAACTGTTCACGGTCCTAGCCCAAGAAGCTACGTTCAAAAAGTTAATAAGAAAATGGCAAAGGTTGCTATTCAATCTATTCTTGCTGACAAACTCCAAGCAGGAAAGTTGACAGTAGTAGATACGATTGAATCAACTGGTAAAACTAAAGAAATGTACAATCTTTTAAATGGTAAAGGTTTACTACCGGCTTTAGTAGTAACTGCTGATAAAAACTCACCAGCTCTTAGAGCAGTGAAGAACTTACAGTGGGGTAAAGGGATGGCCGTTGAAGGTTTCTCTGTATACGAAGCGGTTAAATTCGAAAACCTAGTTATTGAAAAGAGTGCATTAGAAACCCTATTAAATAAGTTGGTGTAA
- the rplC gene encoding 50S ribosomal protein L3 has protein sequence MTEETQAVETAATESSSSLALNTIYGVKAGMTRIFDEAGNHVPVTVIKLIPNKVTQVKTLDKDGYEAYQVGYYEKREKLLNKATKGHLKSANVENNFVRFAEVTAQGVDAANLGKDLSVESFEASTYVDVTGTSKGKGFQGQMKRHNFKGGPATHGSKFHRRGGSIGNRATPGKVWKNKRMPGHMGSETKTIQNIKVVEVNQDKGYMLLKGSVPGSKNGFVRIAKALKK, from the coding sequence ATGACAGAAGAAACTCAAGCAGTTGAGACAGCTGCTACTGAATCATCTAGTTCACTAGCTCTTAATACTATCTATGGTGTTAAAGCTGGTATGACAAGAATCTTTGATGAAGCTGGTAACCACGTTCCAGTAACAGTAATCAAACTTATTCCTAATAAAGTAACTCAAGTTAAGACTCTAGATAAAGATGGGTACGAAGCTTACCAAGTTGGTTACTACGAAAAAAGAGAAAAACTACTTAATAAAGCAACTAAGGGTCACCTTAAGTCAGCTAACGTTGAGAATAACTTTGTAAGATTTGCAGAAGTTACAGCTCAAGGTGTAGATGCTGCTAACTTAGGTAAAGATCTTTCAGTTGAGTCATTTGAAGCTTCTACATATGTTGACGTAACAGGAACATCTAAAGGTAAAGGTTTCCAAGGTCAAATGAAGAGACACAACTTTAAAGGTGGACCTGCAACTCACGGTTCGAAATTCCACAGACGTGGTGGTTCGATCGGTAACAGAGCGACTCCTGGTAAAGTTTGGAAGAACAAAAGAATGCCTGGTCACATGGGTAGTGAGACAAAAACTATTCAAAACATCAAGGTTGTTGAAGTTAATCAAGATAAAGGATACATGCTACTTAAGGGATCAGTTCCTGGTTCTAAAAACGGTTTTGTAAGAATTGCAAAAGCACTTAAGAAGTAA
- the rpsJ gene encoding 30S ribosomal protein S10: protein MKASKLRIKLRAYDHKLLDSSVDEIVQTAKETGARVAGPIPLPTEINKFTVLRSPHKDKKSREQFEMRTHKRLIDIVDPTQQTVDSLMKLDLSAGVDVEIKY from the coding sequence ATGAAAGCTTCTAAGTTAAGAATTAAATTGCGCGCATATGATCACAAGCTTCTTGATAGCTCTGTAGATGAGATCGTTCAAACAGCTAAAGAAACAGGCGCTAGAGTAGCGGGACCAATCCCATTACCAACAGAAATTAATAAATTTACTGTTCTTAGATCACCTCACAAAGATAAAAAATCTCGTGAGCAATTTGAAATGAGAACACACAAGAGACTAATTGATATTGTTGATCCAACTCAACAGACTGTTGATAGCCTAATGAAATTAGATCTATCAGCTGGTGTTGACGTTGAAATCAAGTACTAG
- the tuf gene encoding elongation factor Tu has protein sequence MAKESFDRSKPHVNIGTIGHVDHGKTTLTAAISITLANALGGDVRKFDEIDSAPEEKARGITINTSHIEYETATRHYAHVDCPGHADYVKNMITGAAQMDGAILVCSAADGPMPQTREHILLARQVGVPAIVVFLNKVDQVDDEELLELVEMEVRELLSSYDFPGDDIPIVAGSALAALEMRDDAIGKDKVLELMAQVDEYIPTPARATDLDFLMPVEDVFSISGRGTVCTGRVERGIIKVNEEIEIVGIKETTKTTVTGVEMFRKLLDEGRAGDNVGLLLRGVKREEVLRGQCLVKPGSVTPHAKFNCEVYILSKDEGGRHTPIFKGYRPQFYFRTTDVTGDITLADGVEMVMPGDNTSFAVDLITPIAMEKGLKFAIREGGRTIGAGTVSEILD, from the coding sequence ATGGCAAAAGAATCTTTTGACAGAAGTAAGCCCCACGTAAACATTGGTACGATCGGGCACGTTGACCACGGTAAGACAACTCTTACAGCGGCAATTTCAATTACACTAGCGAACGCACTTGGTGGTGACGTAAGAAAATTCGACGAAATCGATTCGGCACCAGAAGAAAAAGCTAGAGGTATTACAATCAATACTTCACACATTGAGTATGAAACAGCAACAAGACACTACGCACACGTAGACTGTCCAGGTCACGCTGACTATGTAAAGAACATGATTACAGGTGCAGCACAAATGGACGGAGCAATCTTAGTTTGTTCAGCGGCTGATGGGCCAATGCCACAAACAAGAGAGCACATCCTTCTTGCACGTCAGGTAGGTGTACCAGCGATCGTAGTATTCTTAAATAAAGTAGACCAAGTAGATGATGAAGAACTACTTGAGCTAGTAGAAATGGAAGTAAGAGAGCTTCTATCTTCTTACGACTTCCCAGGTGACGATATTCCTATCGTAGCTGGTTCGGCACTAGCAGCTCTTGAAATGAGAGACGATGCAATTGGTAAAGATAAAGTACTAGAGCTTATGGCACAAGTTGATGAGTATATCCCAACTCCAGCTAGAGCAACAGATCTAGACTTCCTAATGCCAGTAGAAGATGTATTCTCAATCTCAGGACGTGGTACAGTTTGTACAGGACGTGTTGAAAGAGGGATTATCAAGGTAAACGAAGAAATCGAAATCGTTGGTATTAAAGAAACAACTAAGACAACTGTAACAGGTGTTGAGATGTTCAGAAAGCTTCTTGACGAAGGTCGTGCAGGTGATAACGTTGGTCTACTTCTACGTGGTGTAAAGCGTGAAGAAGTACTACGTGGTCAGTGTCTAGTTAAGCCAGGATCAGTAACTCCACACGCGAAGTTCAACTGTGAAGTATATATCCTTTCAAAAGATGAAGGTGGACGTCACACTCCAATCTTCAAAGGTTATAGACCACAATTTTACTTCAGAACAACAGACGTAACAGGTGATATTACACTTGCAGACGGAGTTGAGATGGTAATGCCAGGAGACAATACTTCATTCGCAGTAGATTTAATTACTCCAATTGCGATGGAAAAAGGTCTTAAGTTCGCGATCCGTGAAGGTGGTAGAACAATTGGTGCTGGTACAGTATCTGAAATTCTAGACTAA